From one Streptomyces sp. N50 genomic stretch:
- a CDS encoding thiol-disulfide oxidoreductase DCC family protein, which yields MTGVAPALGGTQDRDASRVPVHGLTVLYDADCALCAFVRDWLVRQPQLVPLELVPASSEEARRRFPGLDHRATLDEVTVVGDSGQVYQGAAAWIVTLWALREQRPLAHRLNTPAGARLARGAVLAAAKWRGAQWGAGGAKAGRWGGGVYRQGDGWSYDPRQGWSYTAPGCADGSCPTG from the coding sequence GTGACGGGGGTGGCCCCGGCCCTCGGCGGGACCCAGGACCGGGACGCCTCGCGCGTCCCGGTCCACGGGCTCACCGTCCTCTACGACGCCGACTGCGCCCTGTGCGCCTTCGTGCGCGACTGGCTCGTACGGCAGCCGCAGTTGGTGCCCCTGGAGCTGGTACCGGCGTCCTCCGAAGAGGCCCGGCGGCGCTTTCCCGGGCTCGACCACCGCGCGACCCTCGACGAGGTCACCGTCGTCGGCGACTCCGGGCAGGTCTACCAGGGCGCCGCCGCCTGGATCGTCACCCTGTGGGCCCTGCGCGAACAGCGGCCCCTGGCACACCGGTTGAACACTCCGGCCGGGGCCCGCCTCGCGAGGGGCGCCGTGCTCGCCGCCGCCAAGTGGCGCGGGGCGCAGTGGGGCGCCGGAGGGGCGAAGGCAGGCCGGTGGGGCGGCGGGGTGTACCGGCAGGGCGACGGCTGGTCGTACGACCCGCGCCAGGGGTGGAGCTACACCGCGCCGGGCTGCGCCGACGGTTCCTGCCCCACTGGATAG
- a CDS encoding VOC family protein translates to MSDEESYELLGFDNVLLPVGDLAEAVPFYERAGFTVGFRLDEAGIAILKVGGETPGVLLRHEEGLGHRPPPWPSPRVWLEVPDARKAAQHLTTAGIPLLDAPFSVATGWTVEIADPWGNVIGFTDYSKRPELARRV, encoded by the coding sequence ATGTCAGATGAAGAGTCGTACGAACTGCTCGGCTTCGACAACGTCCTCCTCCCCGTCGGGGACCTCGCCGAGGCGGTCCCCTTCTACGAGCGCGCCGGATTCACCGTCGGGTTCCGCCTCGACGAGGCCGGGATCGCGATCCTGAAGGTCGGCGGCGAGACACCCGGGGTGCTGCTGCGCCACGAGGAAGGGCTGGGGCACCGGCCGCCGCCGTGGCCCTCGCCGCGTGTGTGGCTGGAGGTGCCGGACGCGCGGAAGGCGGCCCAACACCTCACCACCGCCGGCATCCCCCTCCTCGACGCACCCTTCTCCGTGGCCACGGGGTGGACCGTCGAGATCGCCGACCCCTGGGGCAACGTCATCGGATTCACCGACTACTCGAAGCGGCCGGAGCTGGCGCGGCGGGTGTGA
- a CDS encoding DUF4132 domain-containing protein, whose amino-acid sequence MMADTTTASAQQARDVLGLIAAEESDIVPHLLVLAELVDDQWHARSPGGPVVEAVLGSGQGFQDRLTRRLAERYEASAQDAVERRRVKRLLHAVRGLATIEGQPSDTRAVLMRLLADQEVHYSPGQLARLAELEFAEGRELPGAFVALIRRTRLLGWNTMKVLDPIADRITGPVVNPGEAWSDVALAELAGLGEDWQRLVAHAATATAARPSTKWDKTGQALVDTVGPDAVRIQLAPWLRLVGRPRTHPLVDTGHAGESFDPYNATVLRGLVWLLSLLPPHPDTARALGTLVETSLRKVAGLGPVNPKVANAAVNALARVDSEAALAELARLGTRVTYKGTLKLLNTALDAKAEEKGLSREEVEELAVPAYGLTQVGRAEHRLGEATAVLEVNGPKVVLSWRTAAGKTVKSVPAAVRRDHADELKELKAAVKDIDKMLTAQSERLDRQFLARRTWAYGAWRERYLDHPLVGTLARRLLWTVDGTTVGHADGELRTLADTPVTDGTEVALWHPVGHTPDEILTWRDWLERHAITQPFKQAHREVYLLTDAERTTDTYSNRFAAHVLRQHQFHSLAAVRGWHNKLRLAVDDEAPPAVRELPRWGLRAEYWIEGDGGDDHADITESGSYLRLRTDQVRFYPLDAPPNSAHCYGGEYRMRPRGGAAHVDPLPLTAIPPLVLSEVLRDVDLFVGVASVGNDPTWQDGGPGGRFREYWTSYGFAELNQSAQTRRALLERLIPRLAIADRCTLEGRFLHVKGERHTYKIHLGSSNILMTPDDRYLCIVPGSNPSVPQAGYLPYEGDRMLAVILSKAMLLAKDTEITDPTILSQL is encoded by the coding sequence ATGATGGCCGACACGACCACCGCGTCCGCCCAGCAGGCTCGTGACGTGCTCGGCCTGATCGCCGCCGAAGAGAGCGACATCGTTCCCCACCTGCTCGTGCTCGCGGAGCTGGTGGACGACCAGTGGCACGCGCGCTCACCCGGCGGCCCCGTCGTCGAGGCGGTGCTCGGCTCCGGCCAGGGCTTCCAGGACCGCCTGACCCGACGGCTGGCGGAGCGCTACGAGGCGTCGGCACAGGACGCGGTCGAGCGCCGCCGCGTCAAGCGCCTGCTCCACGCCGTCCGGGGCCTGGCGACCATCGAGGGCCAGCCGTCCGACACCCGCGCCGTCCTCATGCGGCTGCTCGCCGACCAGGAAGTGCACTACTCCCCGGGCCAGTTGGCCCGGCTCGCCGAGCTGGAGTTCGCCGAGGGCCGCGAACTCCCCGGAGCCTTCGTGGCGTTGATCCGCCGTACCCGGCTGTTGGGGTGGAACACCATGAAGGTGCTCGACCCGATCGCCGACCGGATCACCGGTCCCGTCGTGAACCCCGGAGAGGCCTGGTCCGACGTGGCCCTGGCGGAGCTGGCCGGCCTCGGCGAGGACTGGCAGCGCCTGGTCGCCCACGCCGCGACCGCCACCGCCGCCCGTCCCTCCACGAAGTGGGACAAGACCGGGCAGGCCCTGGTCGACACCGTCGGCCCGGACGCCGTACGCATCCAACTGGCGCCCTGGCTACGGCTGGTGGGCCGGCCGCGCACCCACCCGCTGGTCGACACGGGGCACGCGGGGGAGAGCTTCGACCCGTACAACGCCACCGTCCTGCGCGGCCTGGTCTGGCTGCTGTCCCTGCTGCCGCCGCACCCCGACACCGCCCGCGCCCTCGGCACCCTCGTGGAGACCTCGCTGCGCAAGGTGGCGGGCCTCGGCCCGGTCAACCCCAAGGTCGCCAACGCGGCGGTCAACGCGCTGGCCCGCGTCGACAGCGAGGCGGCCCTCGCCGAACTCGCCCGCCTCGGCACCCGCGTCACCTACAAGGGCACCCTCAAGCTGCTGAACACCGCGCTGGACGCCAAGGCCGAGGAGAAGGGCCTCAGCCGCGAGGAGGTCGAGGAACTCGCCGTCCCCGCCTACGGGTTGACCCAGGTCGGCCGGGCCGAGCACCGGCTCGGCGAGGCCACGGCCGTGCTGGAGGTCAACGGCCCCAAGGTGGTGCTGAGTTGGCGCACCGCCGCCGGAAAAACCGTCAAGAGCGTGCCCGCCGCCGTTCGCCGCGACCACGCCGACGAGCTCAAGGAGCTGAAGGCCGCCGTCAAGGACATCGACAAGATGCTCACGGCGCAGAGCGAGCGCCTGGACCGCCAGTTCCTGGCCCGCCGCACCTGGGCGTACGGAGCCTGGCGCGAGCGCTACCTGGACCATCCCCTCGTCGGCACCCTGGCCCGCCGACTGCTGTGGACGGTCGACGGGACGACGGTCGGACACGCCGACGGAGAGCTGCGCACGCTCGCCGACACCCCGGTGACCGACGGGACGGAGGTCGCGCTCTGGCACCCCGTCGGACACACCCCGGACGAGATCCTCACCTGGCGGGACTGGCTTGAACGGCACGCGATCACCCAGCCGTTCAAGCAGGCCCACCGCGAGGTGTACCTCCTCACGGACGCCGAGCGCACGACGGACACGTACTCGAACCGCTTCGCCGCGCACGTCCTGCGCCAGCACCAGTTCCACTCCCTGGCGGCCGTCCGCGGCTGGCACAACAAGCTCCGCCTGGCCGTCGACGACGAGGCACCGCCCGCCGTCCGCGAACTCCCGCGGTGGGGGCTGCGCGCCGAGTACTGGATCGAGGGCGACGGTGGCGACGACCACGCCGACATCACCGAGTCCGGCAGTTATCTGAGGCTGCGCACCGACCAGGTCCGCTTCTACCCGCTCGACGCGCCGCCCAACTCCGCGCACTGCTACGGCGGCGAGTACCGGATGCGCCCGCGCGGCGGAGCGGCTCACGTCGACCCGCTGCCCCTCACCGCGATCCCGCCGCTCGTCCTGTCCGAAGTCCTGCGCGACGTCGACCTGTTCGTCGGCGTGGCCAGCGTCGGCAACGACCCGACCTGGCAGGACGGCGGCCCCGGCGGCCGCTTCCGGGAGTACTGGACGTCGTACGGCTTCGCGGAGCTGAACCAGAGCGCGCAGACCCGCCGCGCCCTGCTGGAACGCCTGATCCCGAGACTCGCGATAGCCGACCGCTGCACCCTGGAGGGCCGCTTCCTGCACGTCAAGGGCGAGCGCCACACGTACAAGATCCACCTCGGGTCCAGCAACATCCTGATGACCCCGGACGACCGGTACCTCTGCATCGTCCCGGGCTCCAACCCGTCCGTCCCGCAGGCCGGTTACCTGCCCTACGAGGGGGACCGGATGCTGGCGGTGATCCTCAGCAAGGCGATGCTGCTGGCCAAGGACACGGAGATCACCGACCCGACGATCCTGAGCCAGTTGTGA
- a CDS encoding Uma2 family endonuclease — protein MSAASVERPHDDRPLIAEANRLMDRNPGYRVEIIGGQILVSPPPDGPHAEALTELMLLFAASGLHGTESKVLQGIGLWLPTGTEDYAIPDLVVVDADYRDHCVENNCHDPVCFRLVLEVTSSNYRTDLRDKVKAYAAAKVPVYVIIDRRHQRLHVLTNPTGDDYESHRPHSPGEVVTLPKSIGAEVTLDVAEILTAGQPKTD, from the coding sequence ATGTCCGCAGCATCCGTCGAGCGGCCCCACGACGACCGTCCGCTGATCGCGGAGGCGAACCGTCTCATGGATCGCAACCCGGGCTACCGAGTCGAGATCATCGGAGGCCAGATCCTCGTGAGCCCGCCCCCGGACGGCCCGCACGCCGAGGCATTGACCGAGCTCATGCTGCTCTTCGCGGCTTCCGGTCTGCACGGGACGGAGTCGAAGGTGCTCCAAGGCATTGGCCTCTGGCTGCCGACCGGAACAGAGGACTACGCGATCCCCGACCTTGTGGTGGTCGACGCGGACTACCGGGATCACTGCGTCGAGAACAACTGCCACGACCCCGTCTGCTTCCGCCTTGTCCTGGAGGTCACCTCCAGCAACTACCGGACCGACCTGCGAGACAAGGTGAAGGCGTACGCCGCCGCCAAGGTTCCGGTTTACGTGATCATCGACCGCAGGCATCAGCGCCTCCACGTCCTGACCAACCCCACGGGGGACGATTACGAGAGCCACCGCCCGCACTCCCCCGGCGAAGTGGTCACCCTGCCCAAGTCCATCGGCGCCGAAGTCACCCTCGACGTCGCCGAGATCCTCACGGCCGGTCAGCCCAAGACCGACTGA
- a CDS encoding succinate dehydrogenase iron-sulfur subunit, producing MATPVLDKEEAAGQPEPGFADSPYITVTFRIRRFNSEVSAEAVWEDFQLEIDPKERVLDGLHKIKWDIDGTLTFRRSCAHGICGSDAMRINGKNRLACKTLIKDLNPEKPITVEPIKGLTVLKDLVVDMDPFFQAYRDVMPFLITHDTNEPTRERLQSAEDRERFDDTTKCILCAACTSSCPVFWNDGQYFGPAAIVNAHRFIFDSRDDAGEQRLEILNDRDGVWRCRTTFNCTDACPRGIEVTKAIQEVKRALITRRF from the coding sequence ATGGCTACCCCTGTTCTGGACAAGGAAGAAGCGGCCGGCCAGCCCGAGCCCGGCTTCGCCGACTCCCCCTACATCACGGTCACCTTCCGCATCCGCCGCTTCAACTCCGAGGTCTCGGCGGAAGCGGTCTGGGAGGACTTCCAGCTGGAGATCGACCCCAAGGAGCGCGTCCTCGACGGCCTCCACAAGATCAAGTGGGACATCGACGGCACGCTGACCTTCCGCCGCTCGTGCGCCCACGGCATCTGCGGTTCGGACGCGATGCGGATCAACGGCAAGAACCGTCTCGCCTGCAAGACCCTGATCAAGGACCTCAACCCCGAGAAGCCGATCACGGTCGAGCCGATCAAGGGTCTGACGGTCCTGAAGGACCTGGTCGTCGACATGGACCCGTTCTTCCAGGCGTACCGGGACGTCATGCCGTTCCTGATCACCCACGACACGAACGAGCCGACCCGGGAACGCCTCCAGTCGGCGGAGGACCGCGAGCGCTTCGACGACACCACGAAGTGCATCCTCTGCGCGGCCTGCACGTCCTCGTGCCCGGTCTTCTGGAACGACGGCCAGTACTTCGGCCCGGCCGCCATCGTCAACGCGCACCGCTTCATCTTCGACAGCCGTGACGACGCGGGCGAGCAGCGCCTGGAGATCCTCAACGACCGCGACGGCGTGTGGCGTTGCCGCACGACCTTCAACTGCACGGACGCCTGCCCGCGCGGCATCGAGGTCACGAAGGCCATCCAGGAAGTGAAGCGCGCACTGATCACGCGCCGCTTCTGA
- the sdhA gene encoding succinate dehydrogenase flavoprotein subunit, producing MKIHKYDTVIVGAGGAGMRAAIESTKRSRTAVLTKLYPTRSHTGAAQGGMAAALANVEEDNWEWHTFDTIKGGDYLVDQDAAEILAKEAIDSVLDLEKMGLPFNRTPDGTIDQRRFGGHSRNHGEAPVRRSCYAADRTGHMILQTLYQNCVKEGVEFFNEFYVLDQLIADVDGVKTSVGVVAYELATGEIHVFQAKAVIYASGGCGKFFKVTSNAHTLTGDGQAAVYRRGLPLEDMEFFQFHPTGIWRMGILLTEGARGEGGILRNKDGERFMEKYAPVMKDLASRDVVSRSIYTEIREGRGCGPEGDHVYLDLTHLPPEQLDAKLPDITEFARTYLGIEPYTDPIPIQPTAHYAMGGIPTNVEGEVLTDNTTVVPGLYAAGEVACVSVHGANRLGTNSLLDINVFGRRAGIAAAEYSQKASYVELPEDPAQQVIDQVENLRNSTGTERVAVIRRELQETMDANVMVFRTEQTIKTAVEKIAELRERYRNVSIQDKGRRFNTDLLEAIELGNLLDLAEVMAVSALARKESRGGHYREDYPNRDDVNFMRHTMAYREVGDDGTESIRLDYKPVVQTRYQPMERKY from the coding sequence ATGAAGATCCACAAGTACGACACCGTCATCGTCGGCGCCGGCGGCGCCGGTATGCGCGCCGCGATCGAGTCGACGAAGCGCAGCCGCACCGCGGTCCTGACGAAGCTCTACCCCACCCGCTCCCACACGGGCGCCGCGCAGGGCGGTATGGCCGCCGCGCTCGCCAACGTGGAGGAGGACAACTGGGAGTGGCACACCTTCGACACGATCAAGGGCGGTGACTACCTGGTCGACCAGGACGCCGCCGAGATCCTGGCGAAGGAGGCCATCGACTCGGTCCTCGACCTGGAGAAGATGGGCCTGCCGTTCAACCGCACGCCGGACGGCACGATCGACCAGCGCCGCTTCGGCGGTCACAGCCGCAACCACGGCGAGGCCCCGGTCCGCCGGTCCTGCTACGCGGCCGACCGCACCGGCCACATGATCCTCCAGACGCTGTACCAGAACTGCGTGAAGGAGGGCGTGGAGTTCTTCAACGAGTTCTACGTCCTCGACCAGCTGATCGCCGACGTCGACGGCGTGAAGACCTCGGTCGGCGTGGTCGCGTACGAGCTGGCGACCGGCGAGATCCACGTCTTCCAGGCGAAGGCCGTGATCTACGCGTCCGGCGGCTGCGGCAAGTTCTTCAAGGTGACGTCGAACGCGCACACCCTGACCGGTGACGGCCAGGCCGCCGTGTACCGGCGCGGGCTGCCGCTGGAGGACATGGAGTTCTTCCAGTTCCACCCGACCGGCATCTGGCGCATGGGCATCCTGCTGACGGAGGGCGCCCGCGGTGAGGGCGGCATCCTCCGCAACAAGGACGGCGAGCGCTTCATGGAGAAGTACGCGCCGGTCATGAAGGACCTCGCGTCCCGTGACGTCGTGTCCCGCTCCATCTACACGGAGATCCGTGAGGGCCGCGGCTGCGGTCCCGAGGGCGACCACGTGTACCTGGACCTGACGCACCTCCCGCCGGAGCAGCTGGACGCCAAGCTGCCCGACATCACGGAGTTCGCGCGCACCTACCTCGGTATCGAGCCGTACACGGACCCGATCCCGATCCAGCCCACCGCGCACTACGCGATGGGCGGCATCCCGACGAACGTCGAGGGTGAGGTCCTCACCGACAACACCACCGTCGTCCCGGGCCTCTACGCGGCCGGCGAGGTCGCCTGCGTCTCCGTCCACGGCGCCAACCGCCTCGGCACGAACTCGCTCCTGGACATCAACGTGTTCGGGCGCCGGGCGGGCATCGCCGCGGCGGAGTACTCGCAGAAGGCGTCGTACGTCGAGCTGCCGGAGGACCCGGCGCAGCAGGTCATCGACCAGGTCGAGAACCTGCGCAACTCGACGGGTACCGAGCGTGTGGCGGTCATCCGCCGCGAGCTGCAGGAGACCATGGACGCGAACGTCATGGTGTTCCGCACCGAGCAGACGATCAAGACGGCCGTCGAGAAGATCGCGGAGCTGCGCGAGCGCTACCGCAACGTCTCGATCCAGGACAAGGGCCGCCGTTTCAACACGGACCTGCTGGAAGCGATCGAGCTCGGCAACCTCCTGGACCTCGCCGAGGTCATGGCGGTCTCGGCGCTCGCCCGCAAGGAGTCCCGCGGCGGTCACTACCGCGAGGACTACCCGAACCGCGACGACGTCAACTTCATGCGCCACACCATGGCGTACCGCGAGGTCGGCGACGACGGCACCGAGTCCATCCGTCTCGACTACAAGCCGGTCGTCCAGACCCGCTACCAGCCGATGGAGCGTAAGTACTGA
- a CDS encoding succinate dehydrogenase hydrophobic membrane anchor subunit, with the protein MATTESTASGIGPVEGESLYNVDNPAPLIEAPRKRTQKTPKSTRGNFEMYGWLFMRLSGVVLVVLVLGHLLIQLVLDGGVSKIGFAFVAGRWASPFWQVWDLLMLWLAMLHGANGLRTVINDYAERANTRLWLKGLLYTATVFTILLGTLVIFTFDPNIR; encoded by the coding sequence ATGGCCACCACCGAATCCACCGCTTCCGGCATCGGCCCGGTCGAGGGTGAGTCCCTCTACAACGTGGACAACCCCGCGCCCCTCATCGAGGCCCCCCGCAAGCGCACCCAGAAGACCCCGAAGTCGACCCGGGGCAACTTCGAGATGTACGGCTGGCTCTTCATGCGCCTGTCCGGCGTCGTGCTGGTCGTCCTGGTCCTCGGCCACCTGCTGATCCAGCTCGTGCTGGACGGCGGTGTCTCCAAGATCGGCTTCGCCTTCGTGGCGGGCCGCTGGGCCTCGCCGTTCTGGCAGGTCTGGGACCTCTTGATGCTCTGGCTCGCGATGCTGCACGGCGCCAACGGCCTGCGCACGGTCATCAACGACTACGCGGAGCGCGCGAACACCCGGCTGTGGCTCAAGGGCCTGCTCTACACCGCCACGGTGTTCACCATCCTGCTGGGCACGCTGGTGATCTTCACCTTCGACCCGAACATCCGTTAG
- the sdhC gene encoding succinate dehydrogenase, cytochrome b556 subunit, with amino-acid sequence MPAGTLYRGREGMWSWVAHRVTGVLIFFFLFVHVLDTALVRVSPEDYDKVVATYKTPIVGLLEYGLVAAILFHALNGLRVIAVDFWSKGPRYQKQMLWSVVGLWVVLMLGAIYPVLGHAARELFGS; translated from the coding sequence GTGCCGGCTGGAACGCTGTACCGCGGCCGGGAAGGAATGTGGTCCTGGGTGGCTCATCGAGTCACCGGCGTCCTCATCTTCTTCTTCCTGTTCGTACACGTGCTGGACACCGCTCTTGTGCGTGTCTCCCCCGAGGACTACGACAAGGTCGTAGCCACCTACAAGACGCCGATCGTGGGGCTGCTGGAGTACGGCCTCGTCGCCGCCATCCTGTTCCACGCCCTCAACGGCCTGCGCGTCATCGCCGTCGACTTCTGGTCGAAGGGCCCGCGCTACCAGAAGCAGATGCTCTGGTCCGTGGTCGGCCTGTGGGTCGTGCTCATGCTCGGGGCGATCTACCCCGTGCTCGGCCACGCCGCTCGTGAACTGTTCGGGAGCTGA
- a CDS encoding 2-oxo-4-hydroxy-4-carboxy-5-ureidoimidazoline decarboxylase, which translates to MTRGSTLPAHRLPQLPDLPGRVAIPALPEQSRTSRSPNSLEGFNSAPADDIRPALLNCLHSHRWTRRLTDHRPYPDLDALLAASDEASYDLTAGDLAEALAGESLPVLPDDTYEAAHMALDAAHAAYEARFGHVFVICADGIAPDEVLDHVLAGIRSRLTNDPEEERVVVAEELRRLARGRLLRAFVFRGAGNCATSPNGAAPGKQQEPPPH; encoded by the coding sequence GTGACGCGAGGATCCACCCTGCCTGCGCACCGCCTCCCCCAGCTCCCCGACCTTCCCGGCCGAGTGGCCATACCGGCGCTGCCCGAGCAGTCCCGCACCTCGCGGTCCCCGAATTCGCTGGAGGGCTTCAACTCCGCGCCCGCCGACGACATCCGGCCCGCCCTGCTGAACTGCCTCCACAGCCACCGCTGGACCCGCCGCCTCACAGACCACCGCCCCTACCCCGACCTCGACGCCCTACTCGCGGCGTCCGACGAGGCGTCGTACGACCTGACGGCGGGCGACCTGGCGGAGGCGTTGGCGGGCGAGTCGCTCCCGGTCCTCCCCGACGACACGTACGAGGCCGCCCACATGGCCCTGGACGCGGCCCACGCGGCGTACGAGGCCCGCTTCGGCCACGTGTTCGTCATCTGCGCGGACGGCATCGCCCCGGACGAGGTCCTGGACCACGTCCTGGCAGGCATCCGGTCACGCTTGACGAACGACCCGGAGGAGGAACGGGTAGTGGTGGCGGAGGAGCTACGGCGCCTGGCAAGAGGACGGCTGCTGAGGGCTTTTGTCTTTAGGGGCGCGGGGAACTGCGCGACCAGCCCCAACGGCGCCGCACCCGGCAAACAACAAGAACCCCCACCCCATTAG